The Salvia miltiorrhiza cultivar Shanhuang (shh) chromosome 2, IMPLAD_Smil_shh, whole genome shotgun sequence DNA window TTCTTGGGTCTCATTTGGTTTGCTTTATGGCATTTTGCAATTACAGATGTATCCACAAGAATGTCTCATCATTTTAGAGAAATGAAGGAAGGTGATTAGATGGCTGTTAAAGGACCAAAGGTACATGCTGTATAATATTAAGATATATTTTGCACGCTGATGAtgtgatttataattttatcgGTGTCAAGGCCTTCTGATTTCCTTCCTTACTTTTGAAACGATCAAAAGTTGAATAATTTTAGGACTCCAATATGTAATATGACCTATATGTTGCTAGCCAATCTATTGTAGGGTAAAGCAGGTCTTCTACCTCTGGTTATTCGACATCAAGAAAAAGAAGAACAAGAGGCCTTCTTTTATTCACGAGGATCACTGGCCTAATTGGCTTAGGTACTGGGACTCTGATGAATTCAAAGCCAAATCAGAGATAGCAAAAAAGTGTAGGATGGTACTTATACAGACGAGAAGTCTAGACAGATTGGAGTACGTAGTAAAGTATTATAAACgtatttaagtattatttttattgctcTAATTCTTAAATATAGCTCgtgatatatatattattgtagGAAAAGATGCAGGAATTAGTTGCTGATTCTGATGATGATTCTGATCTCCCAGAGATCGATATGAACAAGGTGTATGTGGAGGCTGTTGGTGGACTCGACAAGAAGAAGAGAATGTTTGGAGTTGGTGGACTTGCAGCCAGCTATAGGAGCAGTGAGCAGTCGAGTGGTACATCTCAGTTCCATGGCCATACTGTCGATCCACAGCGACTTGTAGACTTGGAGCAGCAGTTGCAGGATGCCTTAGCGGAGATAGCACGTCAGAAGGAGGAGATGAGGCAGAAAGAAGAGCAGACCGATGCTCGATTTGAGGCTCAGCAGCGTATGTTCGAGGACGCTCAGCAGCGTATGCTCGACCAGATATTGGCTAGGCTTCCACCTGGATCTATTGGCTTCGCTAGTACTTTGAATACTTGACTATTTCTATTATGTTTCTTAAcacttgaatattttgttatgttatGACTATATGTGAATGatattttagaattttaatatttgattgattttgtgtttttggtgATTGGTGTATTGATAATATAGTAGAATAAAAGTATATAACAGGACGTCGATAACTGGGTAGagcaaataattttatttttatttttttaaaaattagcgacggaatttAAGTCCGTCGCTAAATATAGAGCGGACAAATAGCGACGGAATCGTCGTCCGTCGCTAAAGTGGATCAGCCGAACAGCGACGAAATTTCAGTCCGTCGCtaaatagcgacggaaaattccgtcgctgTTTTCGTCGCTATTGACTGACGACGCCTTCGTCGTCGTTTTTCCGCCGACGGTCGCGCCGTCGTTATTTCCGTCGGTAACTTAGCGATGGAccaaaattccgtcggtattcGGTTTAGCGACCGGTTTTACGACGACAGACAGCCTCCGTCGGCCGTCCGTCGGTGATTAAAAATAGCGAtggaaaattccgtcgctaatcgCCCAGTTTCTTGTAGTGCAAACAATAAATTTggtatcaaattttaattttattagtttataatATTCACttcgtcccaattcaataggccacgGAACTTGGGCACGAATTTTAAGTGAAAAGATAGATAATTATTTGTGGGCCACAATGACATTTAATGTAAATATTGAGTTGAGTGAGGGTGtttattatatattgattttcCATTTTAAAAAGTGACATATTGAATTgaattatccaaaaaaaaatggTATATAGAATTGAGACGAGATGAGTAATAATTATTAAGCATATGCACAATTTACgagaatttaaaattataatttacgtGAATATAAAATTGCaatcaccgcgcatagcgcgggtgATACACtagtttaaataaatttataagtaGACTTGGGACAGGTGACGCATATCTATACAGAGAATGAAGTCTCGGACaacgtactccctccgtccacgaaatgttATCCTAATTTGCCATTTTGATCCGTTCACAAAAAGTTATcgtaatctatttttagtaaatttatGGATCTCTTTCTCTACTCACTAACATGTGGCCTCATTTTTCACttactaacttaattaatttttttcatttttctttatttgtggGTCCTTTCTCAACTAGCCAAAtaaataacaatttttttttaaactcctGTCTCTCTCCATTTgagcatccacaatggagaGCCAATGTGGGCTCTTAAATGTGGTCCCCACCATTTAAGAGCACACTCTCCACAATGGAAGAGCCCACCCCTTGGCTCTTTAatttctattttcattttctatttaattttatattattgtttttaattaaaattaacattaaatttaacaacttaaaattcattaaataaaaaatcaaatattacattaaataaaaaaaatgaaaataaggaaaaattacattaatttagataaaattaaatctacgaaCTATGGCTCAACGGGACCAAAGCGTGCCCATATATGCTCGACTAAATCATCACGGAGGCGAGCGTGCAGTCCACTGTCCTTCATGTTTGCGCTTCGGGCCATAAAGGCGGCAAATTCCGGTGGTGCTCCGGTATTGAACTGTGTTTGACGAACGCTACTTGATCCCTCACCGGCATCGCCATCCCAAGCTGCTGCAAATTCTCCTTCATCCTCAATTatcatgttgtgcaatatgATGCACGTAAACATGATGCTACATATGCTCCTGCTTCCATAGACGAGACGAGCCTTTGATTATACCCCCAACGAGCTTGAAGAACGCCAAAAGCTCGTTTCACATCCTTTCTTGCAGCTTTTTGCATTAGTTTGAACCTCCGCTTCTTCTCGTCGCTCGAAAATGTGAAGCTTTCCACCCCTATACTTGGCCAATCCGGATAGATGTCGTGAGTTAAGTAGTAGCCTCTGGTGTGGTGGAAATTGTTGGCAACGAAGTGCACTGCTGCTTCATTGCCTGATAGGACGTCATTGAATAACGTGGACTGGTTGAGAATGTTGATGTCGTTATTTGAGCGAACGACTCCGAAGAAGCCGTGCCATATCTATAAATCTTGTGAAGCAACAACCTCTAATATAATCGTGGGCTCGCCCTGATCTCCTCGAGTGTAAGCGCCATGCCAAGCCACTGGACAATTCTTTCAAGCCCAGTGCATGCAGTCTAGGCTCCCCAACATTCCCGGGAACCCATGTTTAGCCTCGTGCATTGCAGTGTGTCGTTGAACGTCGGCAGTGGTTGGCTTTCTCAAATATAAGCCGCTAAAAACACGAACAACGGTTTTACAAAATTTCTTCAAGCACGCCAACGTCGTCGTTTCTCCTATACGGAGATATTCGTCACAACAATCAGCAGCAATACCGTACGCCAATTGCCGAATCGGCTGTGCACTTCTGGATCGATGAGAAGCCAAAACAGCTACAAGCATCGGGACGTTGTTGGAAGTGAGGATCGATTTCTAGCGCATTCACAATGCGTAGAAATAACGCTCAGCTCATGCGAAAACGACATTGGAATAATTGTGGCCCATAAACTGCATCGGGAGCAAAATAATCCCGATGCAAGCGCTCGCCACCAACTTCACGATCACGAAGAATAACTTTACGCTTCTTTTTCGGTAGAGGAGGATGATCGAATCGATATGAACTCGCCACTTGCATGAAATTTGCAGCAAGACTCATAAAAAACATTTCGGGATTTTGCATAGGATCGGGAAGATGAGGAAGTTGTGGGTTTGGAACTTCTTCGTCAtatgaagaattggtggaaGAATGATTTGAAGAATTGTTGGAtgataacatttttttttggagaaaagGATTAGAGAGAAGTGAATGGGAGATATGAATGAAGAAGTGAATGGGGATATATATTGaggaaaattgaaataattaaaaaaataaattgaaaacaaCATTTGAGCAATGACTGCCTCCTCCAACGATACAATTCCAACGTtaaaaatctgatttttttttaattaaacgcGCCCAATCAATCTACTGATTGGGCGGTGTCTTTCACGCGCCCAATCAATCTACACGTTGAGCTCGGAgcgcgggggggggggggggggggggggggggctcgAACTCACAAACGAGCCTCCATTGCTGATGCTCTTAGGATAATATTTTTGTGGATGGAGGAAATATATATTACTATCAAATAGGTTGATAGGTCAATCTctcaaccaaaaaaaaataaaaatctgtgTACTAGTCGTCGTgccaatttaaatttaattaattcctaAATTCTCAAAAAGAAAACAACAATTAATTCTTCATCCAAATTGGTTGCGCGTGACTCTCCCTCCTCAAATCTTCCccaatcaaaattccaaatccCCACCGCCCGTCGATTCGGAACCTCAGAGCTCAAATCACTGTCATTTCCCTCAATCGCACGAATTCGATCCGGCGGCGAGGTGATGGCCGGCGCTGATGCTGATGCTGCGGCGACTCTCCGTTCCGCGCTTGCACCTGCAAACCTGTCGCTCGTTTCCGCCCTTCTCGCGTGTGCAATTGCTCAGTTCCTCAAACCTTTCACTACTTGGTActtttttgtttcttgtctttctTAACATTGTTGCGATTTGTTTATACGAAGAGGCTGTGTTGATAGTGTGGTGTGAATCTCTTATTTTCCGTATGGTTCTTCAAAGTACCCACTGAAGAAGAGATTACCCATGCTATACGTTCTATTGTTTGCTATTTGAAGCATTGCGTCCTAAATTTGCAGATATTGTATCGATTGTAATAAGGAGATGCAATgttgaaaatttaattaatatgtgTGTGTTTAATTGTATATTACCAAGAAAACTTACTGATTGCTGTCGGTTTTCTTAGCTGCTTGGCTAGTAGCAATATATTCATATTCCATCCTTTGTTTTCTCTTTCCGTTGGAGAATCCAGACTGCTAGGTTTCGTACTTAAGGGGGCCCAACGGTCACATTTTAGTATTTTGGTTCCTGTAATACATAAGGATGGCTTTTCTAGTATATAACGTATTCAATGTGAAATCTTGTTCTTTCTCTAGAGATGATAAATTGATATCTGAAACATATATGTAAAGTTTTGAATAGATGGGCTCAGTGGCGAATTCAGGAATTGTCGATAGGGGCTGAACTTGTTGAAGTATTGAGCCTTAAAGTATTTGCATGGGGTTGGGGACGGTAGCCCTCAGGCCAAATTTTTTGGGTAGTCCGTTTTGGCTCAGGTAGAATCCTAATAGGCTTTATATTAGTGTTTAGTCACTTGCTATAATAAATAGGTGATCTCTTTCTATTGATTCAACAACAGGTACATTAAAAGCACATAAAAAGCCTTCTCTACATGTTTTTCTTAAAAATTGTTCAATCTTCcacaaaaataaactaattttcattattaatataGTTATAATCTTATTCCAAGTTTCCAACTAGAGGATTGACTCAAACTTTGCattgaaaattaactaagaGAGGAAAAGGGGtaaaaataacacaatttaacAAACTAATATAACAAAACATTGCAAAATGTTAAGCAATTAACGTAGGTGCTACGAACGCATAAAATGAGGACAgattcttttataaaacaatgtTTGTATTGAAAAGTAAGAAATTACTTTCCTATTAACTTTGATTATTAAAACAATGTGttatgttctctctctctctctctcattaatGAAGGGGGGATGGGGGGTCTTCAGTCACCTCTAGCCCCCTGAATTCTCCCCTGGATGGGCTCGAACATGATGGATATAGATTGCAACAGCTGAAAACATTTACGACGTCTATATTTCACTGCTTTTGGGGGGTTTGAGAGGGAAAACAAATTTGCGTGATCTTCACCTTTCTCTTAGACTTCATGTTTGCTAAAAATGCTATTAAGGCATTGATTTATTGGAGTGAGTTGCGAACAAAGTTAGCTATCTTATGAAGGATTCATTTTTGAAGACCATATAAGAAAAAAGCATTTTCTCATAGCTATTTGTCTTCTAACTTATGATTTATATGTGTTTTATCGTTTCTCTGTGAAAATACATAGTAGTGTTGGCAATTCATTTTTTTGTCTTAAATTAAGGAGGATCAATAATGGTTCCTCATTTCCCCTCGAACCCCcaacctattggttggaggggatgTGGAGCTGCAATTCATTGTCATTTTAGTGACAATTAACTACCTGCCAACTTGTATTAGATGGAAACTTATAGTTTCTGTCATCATTCtatttcttgtttgatttttcAATATGGCCCATTTAGATATGCAGGTTGAAGGTTAAAAAATGGGATTCTAGAAAGATGGTTAGCTCAGGTGGAATGCCATCATCACATTCAGCGACTGTCACTGCTCTAGCAACTGCAATTGGCTTGCAAGAAGGAGTTGGGGGGGCATCATTTTCCATTGCAGTTGTCTTGGCATGTGTTGTATGTACTTTCTAAACCAGGTTTTCTCCATCCTTTTAGCATTGCATGCTTGTTTATCGAGTTCTAAGCTATGTTTGATCCCATCAGATATGGTAATTTTCTGgtatatatttgattttcttATCTTCTTCTTTGATGAAGGGAATATGTTATTAAGTTCAATGTCACTAAAGAAACCATTGTAATTTAGTTAAGCAGGGGATAATTCGTAAATATTATTAGGCTTTGTAACCTTTTTCCTAATTGTTTTCCTGGCTAACAATATTGATATACTACAGGTGATGTATGATGCTACTGGCATCAGACTTCATGCTGGTCGGCAAGCTGAGGTGAGATCTGGTTTTACGGTGATAGGATGGTCTTATATTGGTCATTTCAGGCATTTCACATTGGATTGTCGTAAattagataattttatttttacagttTTTTTCTGCCAAACTTGAAAACATTTATCCGCACTGACGCTGCAGTTATTGAATCAAATTGTGTGTGAATTGCCTCCTGATCATCCTGTTGCTAATGTCAGACCTCTTCGAGATTCGCTAGGCCACACTCCACTGCAGGTATGGTTTGCTGAAGTACATTCCTAATTCTAGTATGGTTGCCTGAACTGCCCTCATTCATTTCGGTATTTTATTCCCATCGGATGGAGGATTTCTATACATATAATCTTTACTCTTCCCTTAGATATGTAGAACAATTCTGTAGACTGCTAGTAGAAATAGAATATGTCCTACGGATGGGCATAGCACCTTTTATTTCTTTCTCACGAAAAAAAGGTTCTCATTTGAACACTTCTTTTTATAGGGGTTGGTTATTATATGggaagaggttcaaataagaatcCTTATTTACAGTGAAAACGAAAAATCATTCTCAATCCTTCAATTGTGAAGATAtatggtggatgcatcatcttgatcGATGAATGCAACATcagggttcgaattctgaatggagcaaaaatttcatttttttagtaCAGTAAATTTCATTGCCAATACACTAATTTTGTACGTCCAGTGTGTTCTCACACTCCCACAATAAATATAGTTCTTATAATaactaattttatataatatatatgtgtgtgtgtgtatatatatatatatatatatatatatattaaattggTTTGGCTAATAAGATATCGATGTCAATCAAAGTGTAGCTGAGTTGGTAAGATGCCTTTCCTCAACTAGTAGGTTGGGAGTTCGAATAACCGCGGAGTGGAAATGGAGAACTATTATTGATCCTTAATAgtaaaaggggaaaaaaaaaaaaaaaaaaaaaaaccaaacttATGGTTTTCTCCTCTCCCAACTCAGGTTGTTGCTGGTGCTTTGTTGGGATGTATGGTGGCATTCCTCTTGAAAATTACCACATGACGGTGTTTAACTTTCCATTGATATATCAAAATCGCTTATAAATCTTGTGAAGAAATGGAAAAGAAATGACGAGAACATGAAGAATCTGCGGTGAAGGTTTTATTTATGTAAAGCTGGTTTGATTTAGATGTGATCCTGTTACTAGTCGGATATTCATTTAAATGACATTGTGAAATTGTGTATAGTATAGGGTTCGTTAAAGTTTCTCTTCATAATGTTCCTGAATGTTTTTGCCGCGTCTAGCATGTTTTACGGGTTCGTTTATCTTCCACCGAGTGAAATTTATATGCAATATAGTTGGCTCACACACTACAGAATTGaagtatatatacatgtattcATACTTGTAGTAGTAATACTAATAACAACTGACCAGTCACTTTTATATGGTAGTGAATAACACGAGGTTGCAAAATTGATGTAACTAGTTTAATTGAGTGATGGTTGTATCGTATATTTGGACATATACAAGTTTTCGCCATTAAGGAAGACTCGTTTAAAATTATTGGAATAAGTTTTAGTAAACTCATAACGACCCAACTCTAAATTTGACATATGCTCTCACATATTAATGAGTCTTTTTAGTGTATTTTGTTCACTTGCATATTCCCTAAGAAACATCCTAGAGGTTATTCACCATAGAATCGTTTTAAGTCTTCAGAAAAAAAAACTCGTTCACTTGCTTAACTTTAGCGTTTTTTTAGGTAGTCTTCAGAAAAAAAACTCATCTTGTTAATATGAGTAACACTCATCAAATCATTTAAACTCTCTATAAGTAGCAGTCTCATTCCTAGTTCTGGAATTCCTCTCTTTCAAGTGTATTTCGGTTCGTTTATATCCCTCTCTGCTTTGAAACGTTAACAAAAGTCCATTTTTATCTGTCCATGTTCACCGACAATTATTCCTTACTTCTGCTCATTGAGCCACAATGTATTACTTGTTCTATATCTAATTATGAATGATTAAGTAATTAATAAACAAACTATATGAAACATTGAACATAGAACGTAGGCGTACGACAATCTGTTGAAGCCATAAATTGATCGATGAAGATGGCTATGGTTCGCACATCTTCGTGAAAAGGCACTTAGGACTAAATATCTAGTAATTCGTTTGATACGATAAGTTGTAATGCAACATCTAATGTTCATTTGAACTATTGTAAGTTAGAGAGTCGAGATACAAATGTTGTGGACTGTGTACACTATAACGAGCAATATCGTCTTACGATTGTTATTTGAGGCTTGTCGAAAATACTGTTAAAGATGTTGGTACAACAAACAAATCGAGATCAGAGTTGACACTCTTTCTTCGGTAAACAATATTGATTTGCTACAATGCACATATACCACAATAATTGTCTTCATGATACAATTATTCAATGAAAGAGCTCTCAAGTAGTGCGGTTGAGATTTTCTCTCACTAGAAGAAGTTCTCAAACATCTCTCTTGACTGCACACCCTTCTCTATATTAAAAACGTTGCAAGATCTTCTGATTATCAATTGTTGAGAAAATATTCTTCTCAACGTATATGACTAAATAATCTTCAGTGCAAAAGATGCTATCAACATAAGCAATGAATATGGGTAAAACCAGTGTCAACTCAATCATTGGAtacactaattgaaaaaattaatgTTTGTCACTTTTAACCATTTCCTTAGGCGGGTGTGAGGTGCCCTGAATGTCTTTATGTGAAGACGGGGTTTctattctcctctctctctctctctctctctctctctctctctctcatcatacattttacaaaaaaaaaatgaaaatttagtaAGGTGGGAGTGTGACTCCGGTGCCAATGTCTTTCACGATACTATCGACACTAATAGGCCATTTCACACAATTCTTCCTAAGGTCAGTTGCACCAATCCTTGGGACACATGCTTCGAAATAACTTATTTGCATCAATCATTTGATAAAAATGGCGTAGTTGGGATGAATGGTACAAATATACCATTTCACACCATTCGCCCCAATGTCTGGCGTGCCAAATAATTGACACAAATGGTACGAAATGGTATATTCGTACCATTCATCCCAATGTTTGTGGCGCCCGGGTTTTGACACAAATGGTACAAATATTCCATTTCACACCATTCGTCACAAAGTCTGTCATGCCAACACCTGGGACAAATGGTATAAATATGGCATTTCGTACCATTCGTCACACAAAAATGGTGCAATAAAACCATTATAGACTTGCAGTTTCTTCCAACAAACTCAAGTATAATTAATGAACGAAGTTCGAATcaacattttattcattttccaaacAATAAATTACAAATCTCATGAGCTAATTAATGTTCCAAATCTCAACAACTAACACAAAATCTAActaaattcataaattatttttttcatcagTTTGGAGAAAAGTGTCGTGCGGGGGCAGGGTGAAGAATTGGGGAAGGCTATATATTGTTGTCTTCACCAAAATCATGCTCACTTGGCATGGATGgaacaaatttattttttcgtaCCACTCGTTCCTCGCATATGCAGGACAGATCTCGGGGTGACCGGCACAAATTGTGCTAATGGTTTCATTCACACCTATTGTACCAATCCTTGCCCCAACCGATCTTGGTACGGGCCATATGGATGAGGCTAATGGGCGTATTTGGCCCCTTCCAGTCCTCAGGGTGACACAATAAATCTTGAAACAGATTGTATGAATTCATACCATATCGTTCCAAATCTATTTAGATATGGATTTTCATCTGATAATTCTCGAAGATCTGGAACTCTAAGAACTCATCGGGGAGAGATAGcagcggagagagagagagagagagagagagagagagagagagagattttaaaataaaaaataagaaagtgaTTGGAGTAGATGGTAGTATATCAGTAACGGTGTATCAGAGCAAAATTTTTAGCAGTGCGACGAGAGGATTAGGGATTCAGAGTGGTGGAGGTGCAGCGAATGAACTAGGTtttagagagagatagagtgCAAAAGTAAAGAAATGAGATAGAGAGACTGCGGTTTTTTATGTAGAAGAAAGAATCTATTAATTTTCGGTATTTTGTAATGGCTGATACGAAAATCGCCTCATATACTTACGTAATAAACACTTAATAATAAATACTGAAAAAATAATTCCACTCTTTGGACTTCCAAATCATAATAGAAGCCacaaattaaaaagtttgtatAACATAATCAAGAACGGTCAAATGcgttaataaaaaaaagtttgttatcaagttcatcaaaatagtacttcactattttttttctttatctttttaaatataaaaataaatatgtgtATCTGTATGTGTGTAAATATATAATGGAATATTTTTGAATATCTAATTGAATATCATGATTTTGAAattgatgcagcccaaggttcgtcgTTGAAAAAGCAGGAGTTGAAAAAGACGCCATTTGAAGATGGTGGAGTTGGCGCATtgatttttttgatttatttacttTTGGGCCGAAGTTGGGAGGccttgtttattttattttctgcatTGTTATTTTAGAGCCCAATAGTTTAGCTTATTGggttattttcgaaaattagggaataagggccttgtttggctgattagggttttatttaatttgtttccttattagactaagtttagtttttgcctatatatagggctTTTAGGGTGTGGCCGAAAATTGAaccttttattaataaaaaactgtgagttttattctctcttgagagctttttcgaattcttcttgaaattccaagtcgaattcatctatcggcgtaacggcgagtcaaccaaccctcgtcgggtgtcattcatcgtccccgagttgctgcctCAACGTCACGTTGGGGTATAAGGATTCTATCGCCTATATCATTCAGTGGGTTAGaatcagaggttttgggatcttCCATCATCTATCGTTCGTTAGTTCGTTATCAAGCCTTCTGCTAGCATATTCGTTTTGAACGGtctggcaaggatcgtatcagaAATCATATTTCATaaataattgaataaaaaaGTATTTGTACTTGTATTCaaatcataaaaatttaaatttgaattcaatACTGAATTGAATTTTAATCTGTATAGATCCCTAATTTAAGTTCAATTAATTGAGTTTGCATCTATTTGGAAATGATTGTCGTGGCGAAAAGTCCAATTAGTAATTGGAAATGACACACAACTATTAATATGAACAAAATAATGTTGTTTCGCGTATGAGATTTACTAGGTTTAGTCTAATAAATCAGTaatatgtttttcttttaatttttattttcttgaagtCAAATTtatctaggggtgagcatcggttcggttcggtgcaaaaccccaccaaaaaatgaaaacaaaaaattaaaccgatggttaaaattgaaACCGCACTGCACCAATTGGGGggccaaaccgaaccgataaaatcatcggtttcggttcggtatACCGCAccgatgcattttttttttcttttcgaaaAAATCATATTACAATCACGAACAAATCTGCAGAAAATGAATTGGttagttttttttgtgagtGGGGCGGAAAAGGTGAAGTTACTACATGCCTAAATTTCAACTGTTTGATTTGATGCGACAACTGCGGAGAGTAAATGGGCAAGTTTAGCTGTGTTGGTCTTGAAGACGCCGCTGCTGAATTCTCGGAGGTTTCTGGTGGAGAATTCACAACTGGACATCTTCCTCTGGTGGCGCCATCTCTCACCGTCCACCGTGAAAATCCCATCTCCGAGAAGATCTTCCAAGATGTCGTGGTGGAACGAGCCCTGCATATTTGGGAGAG harbors:
- the LOC131011526 gene encoding uncharacterized protein LOC131011526, whose product is MAGADADAAATLRSALAPANLSLVSALLACAIAQFLKPFTTWLKVKKWDSRKMVSSGGMPSSHSATVTALATAIGLQEGVGGASFSIAVVLACVVMYDATGIRLHAGRQAELLNQIVCELPPDHPVANVRPLRDSLGHTPLQVVAGALLGCMVAFLLKITT